In the Podospora bellae-mahoneyi strain CBS 112042 chromosome 4, whole genome shotgun sequence genome, one interval contains:
- a CDS encoding hypothetical protein (COG:E; EggNog:ENOG503P0PX): MTKALVTGPHGPPDISYNLDYDNYLARTQRRLQTEKLPKDLPSGFPQQIQNDLVWDGKDLAEKYDWNYTLTTDDLTEIESALRHFKAQNLGLGFINQDTFPLPNLHKTLRDISKEIHMGHGFKVIRGVPVASHTREENIIMYAGISCHIAPVRGRQSFLDTGVDVALAHVKDMTSVVYGSKIGAPAYTNVKQAFHTDIGDVVALLCLAEGVGGGESYLSSSWKVYNELAATRPDLIHTLSEYWAADTFGKIDIPYWHAPLLYHEPAKDTTPERVILHYSRRTFTGYLGLPRSANIPRLTEAQAEALDALHFTAEKYALSLDFRQGDIQYINNFGLFHGRASFQDSKEKQRHLIRIWLRDPEYAWEIPEPLRNKWDRVYKDVRPENTVFPLEPPIATGSDSNPGGKGLVAKGWHRLVQASQRMLSPS, translated from the exons ATGACGAAAGCACTTGTAACTGGACCTCATGGTCCGCCAGATATCAGCTACAACCTCGACTACGACAATTACCTTGCTAGAACCCAGCGTCGATTGCAGACCGAAAAATTACCAAAAGACCTGCCGAGTGGCTTTCCACAGCAAATTCAAAATGATCTTGTCTGGGATGGGAAAGACCTTGCTGAGAAGTACGACTGGAACTACACCTTGACGACCGATGACCTGACCGAGATCGAATCAGCTCTCCGGCATTTCAAAGCTCAGAACCTGGGACTCGGATTCATCAATCAAGACACCTTCCCGCTTCCCAATCTCCACAAGACTCTACGAGACATCTCCAAGGAGATACACATGGGCCACGGGTTCAAAGTGATCCGCGGTGTTCCTGTGGCGAGCCACACTCGAGAAGAAAACATCATCATGTACGCCGGGATCTCCTGTCACATTGCACCTGTCCGTGGTCGACAATCCTTTCTGGATACCGGAGTTGATGTTGCTCTGGCCCACGTGAAAGACATGACCTCAGTGGTATATGGCAGCAAGATCGGAGCTCCAGCCTACACCAATGTTAAACAAGCCTTTCATACAGATATTGGTGACGTTGTTGCATTGCTTTGCCTCgctgagggtgttggaggaggggagagctACTTGTCGAGCAGCTGGAAGGTGTACAATGAGCTGGCTGCCACTCGGCCCGATCTTATCCACACGCTGTCAGAATACTGGGCAGCGGATAC ATTCGGCAAGATAGACATCCCTTACTGGCATGCTCCGTTACTGTACCACGAGCCGGCCAAAGATACCACCCCAGAACGTGTGATTCTCCATTATTCACGACGAACCTTTACCGGCTACTTGGGCCTCCCTCGCTCAGCCAACATCCCACGCCTCACCGAAGCACAAGCCGAGGCTTTGGATGCGCTGCACTTCACAGCGGAGAAGTatgctctctctcttgacTTTCGCCAGGGAGACATCCAGTACATCAACAATTTCGGCTTGTTTCACGGCCGTGCAAGCTTTCAGGATTCTAAAGAGAAACA ACGTCATCTGATTCGCATCTGGCTCCGTGATCCAGAGTATGCTTGGGAGATACCTGAACCTCTGAGGAACAAGTGGGATAGGGTGTACAAGGACGTCAGGCCTGAAAATACCGTCTTTCCTCTTGAGCCACCGATCGCGACTGGCAGTGATAGTAATCCAGGTGGGAAGGGTCTGGTGGCAAAAGGGTGGCATAGACTTGTCCAAGCAAGTCAGCGCATGTTGTCTCCCTCGTGA
- a CDS encoding hypothetical protein (EggNog:ENOG503NW90; COG:E): protein MSFNWRRPFRSRDDNDEPTTQDAPALTRVNSAEVSDGSLKYTLEKGGNDSQPSYQEATGAPVESRSPLGYSVGPITIIFLNVSKMIGTGVYSTPSAILRGTGSVGLSMIYWTLGFFTSISTLSVLLEFASYFPNRSGSEVVYLEQAYPRPRWLFPTAFAFLNVVLSFSSGNSIVCAQYLFRINGHTPSPWELKGVAIAAYTVAFLAVVFHTKASYAFSNGIGIVKTLTLIFIAITGLVVLGGNISSIPDPHSNFRNAFDGLPPTPYGLNNALYRIIFSYTGFDNAFNVVNEVKNPIKTLRRNTFISVFLVAVLYNLANVAYFASVPLPDLRAAKEITASLFFTAVFGSSNAVRGLNFLIALSSFGNLVTVLIGSSRMIRECGRQGVLPFPRFWATTRPFGTPIGPYFVKWFMTVIMILAPPAGDAFNFVVDLQVYPSSLFHILVGIGLFIVRYRRKKLGLGRGEFKAWTVVVVFNILVYAYLLVMPWYPPEGGPYAGNVSFWYATYVVTGTGILLGCGIYYYAWIWLLPKLRGYRIRQEVLTLEDGAQSHKVIKVPVEQLAEWDATHDAVGRPLNRTDSHSGDSERIGVSSTAREKGQDGNVRDVDPEK, encoded by the exons ATGTCTTTCAACTGGCGTCGACCCTTTCGGTCGCGGGACGACAACGATGAGCCAACGACACAGGATGCGCCGGCACTGACCCGGGTCAACAGCGCCGAGGTGTCAGACGGTAGCCTCAAATACACGCTGGAGAAAGGAGGCAATGACTCCCAGCCGTCATACCAGGAGGCCACAGGAGCCCCAGTGGAGAGTCGCTCGCCGCTGGGGTACTCTGTCGGTCcaatcaccatcatcttcctcaatgTCAGCAAGATGATTGGGACTGGTGTTTACTCTACAC CCTCCGCCATTCTTAGAGGGACTGGCTCAGTCGGGCTGAGCATGATCTACTGGACCCTCggcttcttcacctccatctccactcTCTCCGTCCTCCTCGAATTCGCCTCCTACTTCCCCAACCGCTCCGGCAGCGAAGTCGTCTACCTCGAGCAAGCCTACCCCCGTCCCCGATGGCTCTTCCCAACAGCcttcgccttcctcaacGTTGTCCTTTCCTTCAGCAGCGGCAACTCCATCGTCTGCGCGCAATACCTCTTCCGCATAAACGGCCACACGCCCTCCCCCTGGGAACTCAAAGGCGTAGCCATCGCCGCGTACACCGTTGCCTTCCTAGCCGTAGTCTTTCACACCAAAGCCTCCTACGCCTTCTCCAACGGAATCGGCATTGTCaaaaccctcaccctcatcttcatcgccatcaccggGCTTGTCGTCCTAGGAGGcaacatctcctccatccccgaCCCCCATTCCAACTTCCGCAACGCATTTGACGGCCTCCCTCCTACCCCTTACGGCCTAAACAACGCCCTCTACCGCATCATTTTCTCCTACACCGGCTTCGACAACGCCTTCAACGTCGTCAATGAGGTAAAAAATCCCATCAAAACCCTCCGCCGCAACACCTTCATctccgtcttcctcgtcgccgtcctCTACAACCTCGCCAACGTAGCTTACTTCGCCTCCGTCCCCCTCCCTGATCTCCGCGCCGCAAAAGAAATCACCGCCTCCTTATTCTTCACCGCAGTCTTTGGCTCCTCAAACGCGGTTCGCGGACTCAActtcctcatcgccctctcctccttcggTAACCTCGTCACCGTCCTCATCGGCTCCTCCCGCATGATCCGCGAATGCGGTCGCCAGGGCGTGTTGCCGTTTCCTAGATTCTGGGCGACCACACGACCATTCGGTACACCGATCGGGCCTTACTTTGTGAAGTGGTTCATGACAGTGATCATGATCTTGGCCCCGCCGGCAGGCGACGCGTTCAACTTCGTGGTTGACTTGCAGGTTTACCCTTCTTCGTTGTTTCACATCTTGGTTGGTATAGGACTTTTCATCGTCCGATacaggaggaagaagctcgggttgggaaggggcgAGTTTAAAGCGTGGACTgtagtggtggtgtttaATATCCTGGTGTATGCGTATTTGCTTGTGATGCCTTGGTACCCTCCCGAGGGCGGACCATACGCGGGAAATGTGAGCTTTTGGTATGCGACTTATGTTGTTACGGGGACTGGGAT TTTGCTCGGTTGCGGCATCTACTACTACGCCTGGATCTGGCTCCTCCCCAAGTTGAGAGGGTACCGCATCCGGCAAGAGGTTCTGACGCTGGAAGACGGAGCGCAAAGTCACAAGGTGATCAAAGTACCTGTCGAACAACTGGCAGAGTGGGACGCCACTCACGATGCTGTTGGAAGACCGCTCAACAGGACAGACAGCCACTCTGGCGACTCCGAACGCATCGGTGTATCAAGCACAGCAAGAGAAAAGGGCCAAGATGGCAATGTGAGGGATGTAGATCCTGAGAAGTAA
- a CDS encoding hypothetical protein (EggNog:ENOG503PC2H; COG:S) has translation MSTRCPLCTELSIQHLFELTKQEVGFHDFPSSAYYKHHKSFNDLEQSAIKGCDLCQLIIHAFKQNPVEEDQYFGLSSQDETMSMYEKAKSLEQSDVKIALTSTYPYRDNLSSITIMDTLAVQVGGFMNVDYGDDDVIQLHYEIPVMPLRLVVPPDQPITLKNVRIGISELDSDLGSQENFEIARSWLQKCQQCHRCCQDNKVPTLPTRVVDVGTPDNDFKTLRVVHSHGSQAPFVALSHCWGGRIEPVLTTKTLDTFTTSLSFDSLPANFRDAITITRKLGIQYLWIDSLCIMQDSRQDWEVESKKMAQIYGSSTFTISAFVSERSTAGILNPASTAGPPPMSVPLTMLSEQGEARKLKLEWRHPNDREDLRRLDMACVLNSRGWTFQEFLLSRRHLIYGRHQIYWRCRAGQESAEAGILPEGDKRAHSVFDDITAVLDASNASDLSAKPLKRKDLFREYYSLVGEYSNRTLTFGSDKLPALSGITQRLHASLGARYLAGLWSSDVRNGLLWKEETQIARHVQPYRAPSWSWAVTDDTIQWDGYTTDYGQGPYDLKLVEAHVEPKNPSNPFGEIMNARLVLRGRTKKLYRSEQVFPKSYFPGPNHEPSIGDGSWDEPVDGCSRRKGLDITTALLYIHEVDDVGDDAILSVWRQYDWVEATIEETEIQPAYFDQKNEYLALLVRISSEENPFKKDGTVAYKQDDARLMCLALRRVVGREDEVYERVGMLWVRADQWDVGWIEKWELQTITLV, from the coding sequence atgtCTACTCGATGTCCACTTTGTACAGAGCTGTCCATCCAACACCTGTTTGAACTGACGAAACAGGAGGTTGGCTTTCATGACTTCCCGTCTTCAGCATATTACAAGCATCACAAGAGTTTCAACGACCTTGAACAGTCAGCGATAAAAGGCTGCGACCTTTGTCAGCTAATCATCCACGCCTTCAAACAAAATCCCGTCGAAGAAGACCAATACTTCGGGCTTAGCAGCCAGGATGAGACCATGTCGATGTACGAGAAAGCGAAAAGCCTGGAGCAGTCGGATGTCAAGATCGCTCTCACCAGCACGTATCCATATCGTGATAATTTATCATCAATCACCATTATGGACACTCTTGCTGTGCAAGTTGGCGGTTTCATGAATGTCGACTatggcgatgacgatgtGATACAGCTTCACTACGAGATACCTGTCATGCCACTGAGGTTGGTGGTACCCCCGGATCAGCCAATAACTCTGAAGAATGTACGGATTGGAATTTCCGAGCTCGACAGCGATCTTGGCTCACAGGAGAACTTTGAGATCGCGAGGTCGTGGTTACAAAAATGTCAGCAATGTCACAGATGCTGCCAGGATAACAAGGTCCCAACCCTTCCGACAAGAGTAGTCGATGTAGGGACTCCAGATAACGACTTCAAAACACTCAGAGTTGTCCATTCGCACGGGTCTCAAGCTCCGTTTGTAGCGCTGAGCCACTGCTGGGGCGGGAGAATCGAGCCTGTCCTGACCACCAAAACACTGGATACGTTTACGACATCGCTCTCGTTCGACAGCCTCCCGGCAAACTTCCGAGACGCAATAACAATAACGCGAAAGCTGGGCATACAGTACCTATGGATTGACTCACTCTGTATCATGCAAGATTCCAGACAGGATTGGGAAGTCGAGTCGAAAAAGATGGCTCAGATCTACGGATCCTCTACCTTTACAATATCAGCGTTTGTATCCGAGCGCAGTACCGCAGGAATTCTCAACCCAGCCTCAACCGCGGGGCCACCACCCATGTCGGTCCCTCTCACGATGCTATCGGAACAGGGTGAAGCTAGAAAGTTGAAACTGGAATGGAGGCATCCTAATGACCGcgaggatttgaggaggcTAGATATGGCCTGCGTTCTGAACTCAAGAGGCTGGACATTTCAGGAGTTTCTACTCTCGCGCCGCCACCTTATCTACGGAAGACATCAGATATACTGGAGATGCCGCGCTGGCCAGGAATCGGCTGAGGCTGGCATCCTGCCTGAAGGGGACAAGAGAGCTCACTCGGTCTTTGACGACATAACCGCGGTGCTCGACGCCAGTAACGCCTCCGACCTTTCGGCAAAGCCattgaaaagaaaagatctCTTCCGGGAGTACTACTCGCTTGTGGGAGAATACTCAAACAGGACCCTCACATTTGGGAGCGACAAGCTTCCAGCCCTGTCCGGCATCACACAAAGACTTCACGCCAGTTTGGGGGCGAGATATCTCGCCGGTCTTTGGAGCAGTGACGTTAGGAATGGGCTTCTTTGGAAGGAAGAGACGCAAATTGCCCGCCACGTCCAACCTTATCGAGCGCCGTCATGGTCTTGGGCAGTAACAGACGATACAATTCAGTGGGACGGCTACACGACGGATTACGGGCAGGGTCCATATGATTTGAAGTTGGTCGAAGCCCACGTTGAGCCGAAGAACCCCTCCAATCCTTTTGGTGAAATCATGAACGCTCGTCTAGTCCTGCGGGGCCGTACGAAGAAACTATACCGAAGTGAGCAAGTCTTCCCCAAGTCTTACTTCCCCGGCCCCAACCACGAACCCAGCATAGGTGACGGCTCTTGGGATGAACCGGTCGATGGGTGCTCCCGAAGGAAAGGTCTTGACATTACCACTGCGCTGCTTTATATCCAcgaggtggatgatgtggGGGATGATGCTATTCTGTCTGTGTGGAGGCAGTATGACTGGGTGGAAGCTACCATTGAAGAAACGGAAATCCAACCGGCGTATTTTGATCAAAAGAACGAGTACCTGGCACTCCTGGTTAGAATAAGCTCTGAAGAGAACCCGTTCAAAAAAGATGGCACTGTGGCATATAAACAGGACGACGCGAGACTCATGTGTCTGGCTCTTCGTCGTGTTGTTGGCAGGGAAGATGAGGTGTATGAGCGGGTGGGAATGCTGTGGGTTCGTGCAGATCAATGGGATGTGGGATGGATTGAGAAGTGGGAATTACAGACAATCACTCTGGTGTAG